Within the Candidatus Eisenbacteria bacterium genome, the region GCATGCGCTGGTGGACACGGTGCGGCAGCTCCTCGCGGCGCGAAGCGCACGAATCGGGAGATTTCAACATGCACCCTGAGACAGCTGCTCCCGTCATGAGCCACCCGAGGGATGCTGCCACCGCACGACTCGCGACCGGCAGCCGCGAACTCGACCAGATCCTCGGAGGTGGGATCCCGGCGAACTCGATCAACATCATCATGGGAGCCCCGGGGTCGGGCAAGACCGCGCTCGCCGAGGAGTTCGTCTTTGCCAACGCGTACGACGAGCATCGGCCGATCCTCTACTTCACCACGCTCTCCGAGCCGCTCGACAAGGTGATCCGGTACCTTCAGCAGTTTCGGTTCTTCGATGCGGAGAAGATGGGTGGGGCCGTTCGGTACGAAGGGCTGGGCGCCGAGCTGGCGGAAAAGGGCATCGGCGCGCTGCTTCCAAGGCTCAAGACCGCGATCAAGACGACTTCGCCGAAGATCATCGTGATCGACTCCTTCAAGGCGATCCACGACCTGGCGACGTCGACGCAGGAAATGCGGCTGATGCTGTACGAGGTCGCGGGACTCCTTGCGGCGTATCACACGACCGTCCTTCTCATCGGAGAATACCGGTCCGAGGACATCGCGATCTTCCCCGAATTCGCGGTGGTCGACGGAATCATCGAGTTGGCGAGGCATTCATCGGGGAGACGTGACGAACGATACCTTCGGGTGGTCAAGCTTCGCGGCAGCTCGTACCAGCAAGGCGTTCACGCATTCGATATCTCCGCCGACGGTGTGAACGTCTATCCACGTCTCGTCAGCCCGGTCGAGGCAGCCTCGTACAAGCGCGACGTCCGCCGTACGGCGTCGGGCGTCCCCGGACTCGATCCCATGCTCGGGGGTGGCTTCCCAACGGGGAGCGCCACGCTTCTCGCGGGTCCCACCGGCTCCGGCAAGACGACGATGGGCATTCAGTTCATCGTCGAAGGGCTCCGCCGGGGCGAGGGCGGCCTGCTCGTCAACTTTCAGGAGAACCCTACCCAGCTCGCGCATCAGGTGGACCAGATCGGCGGGGCACTCGACCACGACGCGCGAGCCCGCCTCAAGTTGCTCTACTACTCCGCGGTCGAGCTGTCCATCGACCGAATCGTCGTCAACATCTTCCAAGCGCTACGCCAAGAGGGGATCCGCCGCGTGGTGATCGATGCCATCGGCGACCTGGCCATCGCCGCGAGTGACGACACGCGAATGCACGATTATCT harbors:
- a CDS encoding ATPase domain-containing protein, with the translated sequence MSHPRDAATARLATGSRELDQILGGGIPANSINIIMGAPGSGKTALAEEFVFANAYDEHRPILYFTTLSEPLDKVIRYLQQFRFFDAEKMGGAVRYEGLGAELAEKGIGALLPRLKTAIKTTSPKIIVIDSFKAIHDLATSTQEMRLMLYEVAGLLAAYHTTVLLIGEYRSEDIAIFPEFAVVDGIIELARHSSGRRDERYLRVVKLRGSSYQQGVHAFDISADGVNVYPRLVSPVEAASYKRDVRRTASGVPGLDPMLGGGFPTGSATLLAGPTGSGKTTMGIQFIVEGLRRGEGGLLVNFQENPTQLAHQVDQIGGALDHDARARLKLLYYSAVELSIDRIVVNIFQALRQEGIRRVVIDAIGDLAIAASDDTRMHDYLYALVQHFAVMGVSSVLTLETDPPHMATNEAHGRISHMTDNIVFLELKPRDGVVRRTLRIAKARGVAHDLQSHEMEIGGKGLRIDGVTVP